Below is a window of Stigmatopora nigra isolate UIUO_SnigA chromosome 3, RoL_Snig_1.1, whole genome shotgun sequence DNA.
tCCGGCCGGGCGGCGCTCATTCGGCGCCCCGCGAGAGAGGACGACTCGGCATCGCCAACccgtccgtcggtccgtcggtttCGTCCGAAGGCGAGCAAGTGAGCGAATGAGcgaagtgagtgagtgagtggtcaGGCCGGCTCCGAGCCGCAATCCTCTGCGGCCGAAGGACGAGCAGTTAAGCTCCGCCCATCCGTCGGCACGTGCCGGCTACCTAAGCTCCTCCTTCACATCACCGACGTCGTCATCGCTCGATCAGCCCTGACGTCATCATACAGTTTACCTGCCTATCTATATATACGGCCATTTAAAcgtttaacaacaacaacaacaattatttaTCTTGTATattaattacatatatatatgtgtatgtatatatatatatatatatatatatatatatatatatatatatatatatatatatatatatatatatatatatatatatatatattcatatatatatatatatatatatatatatatatatatatatatatatatatatatatatatatatatatatatatatatatatatatatatatatatatatatatatatatatatatatatatatatatatatatatatatatatatatatatatatatatatatatatatatatatatatatatatatatatatatatatatatatatatatatatatatataaatgtaagaTTCACTAAGAAAAAACTAACCACACAGAAAAAATCTTTacaaaatttttttttcaacgttAACTGCTAATTTAGCCgccatgtttttacattaaattgtGGAGAAATGTAcagtaaatgtataaatatacaagTTTTATGATTGCGGACATTGACATAAgcgtttaaaaagaaattagaTTTGATAGAAAGAtgataaactaaaaaaatactaagcTAGCTAACTTGTATCCTCTGCTAGCATACCTGATTAGCACATGTAGCAATTAACTCATGTGGTATAATGACTGTAGATTTTAACTAAAATGTCAGATTTGCTACAAaattacacacatatataaaataatttggCCTTTGAcggcattttaaatataaaatgatatttattgTCACGTAAACCAGCTAAAAAAGCTATGCTAACATTTTTTAAGAttgtaaaaagggaaaaaaatccacaaaatcaCATAGCCAAATTTTTAAGTAATATtccatgaacaaaaaaatctactccTCTTTTTACATTGTTAAAATGGCAGATGATATTCAATTGAACACGAAAGCCATTCAATAAACGTCCACtaggtgagaaaaaaatgacgcGTTGATAACTTTCCCAATCAATATTCAAGAGGAACATGAAAATCAATGCGTTTTTATTCGAGCAATCAaaaaagccagaaaaaaaacgcTGAAAAAGACTTAAAGGAGGTAAAACGAGAGTGTTCGGAAGCGCCGTCGGGCGCTATCGAATAGCGTGCGGCGTGCGGCGCAATCGGCGCAATCCATCAGGCCAATCGCCAGCTCAGCAAAGCCCGTCGTCCTTTCCTGATTTAAGATCAACAATAAAAGCTGCTGACGCGGCGTAACGCGTCCGAGGGCGCCGTTTCGGGACGCGTGTTAATCACCCCGCCGGAGAAAGACGATGCGGCGAGCGCGCAACGATGCACCCACGTCGCCAAGGCGCTGCTGTGGATGATGTAACGGCTCCACGGTCAAAAAAGCCGGCTTACACAAGTTtgccaaaatgagaaaaatcacatttttgggtACTATAACTAGAAACAGCCgaataatacacaaaaaaagggaaaactataaatactgtattagcctgaatataagacgacaccCTCTTTTTCAAGACACGTTTGAAATAAGgcttcaaattcaatttttatacagaaaatgatgatgaaataaattattataacaatatattggacagaaaaagtttatttttcttaattcaaAACTATCACTTTATATTTTGAAcaccaattcatatttttgacaGAGAATAATGATGGTACATCTGAAACTAATGATTATAATAATGTATTGGATAGAAAAAGCTTACTTTTTCTTCATTCAAAACTGTCATCACTTCTTAATATTtattagaataataataatttgaataaaTCTGTTCATATTTTGAACACCAATTCAATTTGTATAAAGAAAATTATGATGGTACATCTGAAACTAATTATTATTACAATATATTGGATAGAAAATTGTCTATAAATTCCTAATAtctgaatatttaaatattccaaTAAAGTGCAATCAAATGAATGGcttctgttttttaaatgtaaatgaaccaatctaatgtgataaaacaacaaaattgcaataactgcaTAACTAACATGCGTTCTAAAgatatctggcgccatctatCGTTGTGAAGAGGAATAACGTCTAGAccccgaatgtaagacgacatcatttttttccagtgtaatttcaatgcaaaaaacaccGTCTTATATTCACGCCAATACGGTAATTATATTAATTTACAAATGAATGACTGTAatggctgccatccctcccacttcaaacaaattgaaaaacacACTGAAATTCCCGATTGGACGCCACACAATTCAATGTCACTTCACGGACCGCTACTTTTCCGACCAGCGCACTTGTGTCTTTTCACTTGATACTTAACGTAGAATTTTTTCTCGCAGGCGCTGCAACCAAACGGTCGCTCGCCGGTGTGTATCCTGGCGTGGGATGTCAAATTCTGCTTCTGAGCAAAAGATTGTCCGCAGGTGGCGCAGCAAAATGGCCGCTCGCCCGTGTGCGTCCTCGTGTGGCGGATCAACGTCGTGCGATACCGGAAATGGAGGTTACACACGGAGCAGGCGAAAGGTTTCTCTCCCGTGTGAGTCATGATGTGTGAGCGCAAACTGCCCTTGGAGGCGAAGCCTTTCCCGCAAATTGTGCAGGCGAACGGTTTCTCCCCCGTGTGTATTCGGGTGTGCGTCCTCAAACTGTTGCCGTTCCCAAATTGTAAATGACAGACCGAGCAGGTGTATGGTTTCTCTCCTGTATGCGTTTTGGCGTGCTTGTTCAAACTTCCCTTTTGGGTGAAGTTTTTGCCGCAGAGAGAGCAGACATAAGGTTTCTCCCCGCTGTGTGTCCTGGCGTGTTCGACCAATCCCAACCTGTTGGTGAAGTTCATGTCACGAGCCGAGCAGGCGAATGGTTTCTGTCCCATGTGGGTTCTGCTGTGGTGCTTTAAACTTTGCTTGGAAGTGAAGCTTTTTCCGCAATGGGAGCTTTTTAACTGTTTGTTGTCGACGGGGGGCGACAACGCGACCTCCCAAGAGGGGTTTTGTTCCGTCTCGGGGGGAGCTGACGCGTTTTTGTCGTGTGTTTGAGGATCGCCTTCAGTCCGCGTCGGAAGTTTTTGGTCTTCATTGTCTTTTTCGCTCTTGACGGGGACAAAAGTTGGCGCCAAATTGGGGGTGTCTTCTACTGACTCCTCTTTAAAATAGAGTTGGGGCTCCTCTTTTACTTGGGAGTGGTCTCGCTCCATGGGACTGCTTCCCTTGCGGTGATCCTGCGGAAGAGCTTCACGGACGTCTGCaggacattaaaaaaagtaaacgcTTATTTCTGAAAGTTATCCAAAAGCGATCTCGAATCCGAATCGTCTCGGTCAtagtgtgtcagcaagcaatgtacctagACAGAAATGATGTCAGCGTCATCTACAGAATCCGGAATTTAGTGTCGCACCAACTGATTGgtccactttgaagaaaatgttaTACTTTTAAGAGCGCCCTATGTAAGTAAATATCTGCAGCTTtccatttgtattgttttttatggcttaataaggggaactgcaatcattaataaggggagctaattggctgaggttgacagctATGCTTAAGATCAAAtgcattttgattttaaccagAAATCATGGAAtgaaaagcagaaaaacaaaCCTTCCGCGTGCGACTCCTCGCGGGGCTTCTTGGAAACTGCGTCCAATAGTTGACATTGTCGCTCGATCTCTAGTTTTGCCCGAGCAAGTTCCTCTTCGTACTCCGTGATGGTTCTTTCAAACATGTCAACTACTTCCTCGACGGCTTCGCTCAATCGTTGGTTTAACAACGCTCGCAGCATTTTGACTTTACACATTTTgccggaaaaaaaatcacttgacACTAAAACTTGGTATGACTTGAGCTTCGCTTGTTAGCAGCTAACAAGCTAAGTTAAACTCGCGAAAAACGTCAACATAAACCACCGGGACTAGTTTAGGATTTAAATCCATTAATGTTTTAGTATCCGTAAAATAATAACACTCACTATCAAGAGAAGTCCATTAGAATAGAAGCGCCGTAATAAGAATTCAACCCTAAATTTGAGCCGAAGAACATTTTGTCGCAGAACAATGACGTCACATTTGTCACTAAACTGCGACGGTAGACGTCACGTATTTTGTTTCCGTCATTAGTAAAAGAATAAACTACATATTCAAACCGGAgaataattttcactgtaattgAATCAAAAGTTAAAAGTAGATTTACAATTCTTTATCTTTGTATAATGTCTGGAAATTTTCATGTATGTTATTGTCACTTGTTGTAGTGTTTTATTGTACCTTTACAGCCAGTATGTATTCATATTATATTCGTATTTAAAGGgataaaaagccaaaaaaaacaaatattggcGCAACAGTATaaacttttttcttgaaaattggACCAAGTTTGTTTACATAGGaacacattttttcttaaatagtGCACACATTGTTATTCATTGCCCACTTGTATTCTCAACCACACATTTATGCCTATCCACCTGAAACTTGTGCGCAAACCTTTTTTGGCACACGTCACAACCAAAAAGCTTTTCCCCGGTGTGCGTCTTCATGTGCGTGGCCAACCCCGAGCGAACCCGAAAGTATTTCCCACAGACAGAGCAAGCGTACGGTCTCTCTCCTGTATGCGTCCTGGTATGAATGATCAAACTTCCCTTTTGCGAGAACCTTTTTCCGCAGACGGGGCAGGCGAAAGGTTTCTCCCCCGTGTGCGTCCTCATGTGTATCATCATGACCGAGTGTACCCTGAAAGTGGCGCCGCAGACCGAGCAGGGGAAGGGTTTTTCTCCCGTATGCGTGCGGGTGTGCGAGATCAAGTGGCCCTTGTGGGCGAATCGCTTGTCGCAAAAGGGGCAGCTGAAGGGTTTCTCTCCAGTGTGTGTTCTCATATGCGTGGCGAGCGCCGAGTTGTCGCGGAAGCTCTTGGCGCAGAGCGAGCATGGGTAAGGTCTCTCACCCGTGTGCGTTCGCTCGTGCGCCACCAGGCTAGCCCTCTGGGAGAACTTTTTGTCGCAAAGGGAGCAGGCGAAGGGTTTCTCCCCTGTGTGGCATCTCTGGTGTCTCTTTAAGGTGGAGTTGTCGCAGAAAGTTTTGtggcagtcgacacattttagGTGTCCTCTCGGGCGTCGCGTGGAGACGTCGTCCTCACCGCCGCCGGAATGGGAGGAGCTTGGCTGGTTTTCAGCATCTTCGCTTTTCACGGGGATGACGGTCACGGGgaattggacaatgtcggcttcttcttcttcgtccttGATTCTAGGAGGTTTTACGTCCTCTTGTCGATCAGGGAGGCAATCGGGAACCGTGTCCTGCATTTTTGGCACGTctgtaaaataaatcaaaatggattggacgtcattcGCCATCAAAAGTCCTATAAAAATGACGTCATTGAGCCTGATTTCGGATAAATTTAAAGATGTGTTTAGTtgaaaactttttcttttttaaatgtcagctCACCGTAAATCACGATTCTCAAACAGCAAATCCATTAGGACGATAATTGTGGTCAAATTGATCGACATTTATCACCGTTAATGTCACAGCATATTACGCTTCAGGTTCAAATACACATCACGGAACAAACCTGGATTCGATCCCGACTGAGGCTTGAAGACGGCGTCCAATATTTGACGTTGTCGCTCGTTCTCTGCTTTTGTACGACAAAGTTCCTCCTCGTACTCTGTTATTGTTTTCTGAAAGACGACAACTATTTCGTCCACAGCCGCGCTCAGTCGTTGGTTCAGCAATTCTCGTAACATTtgcattttgcacatttttaaccaaaattcCAACGCTTGACACTAAAAGACGGAGCAATATTGTTGAAACTTTCGACTCGCTTTGTTAGCAGTTAGCTAGCCACCAGCTCAAGTGTTGACACTACATACATACAGAGACGCCAAGTTGTGCTAACTACCGGCTTGCTTTGTTagcagctagctagctagctaaccgCCAGCTCAGGAGTTGATAGTAAACAAAGGAGCAACGTTGTGCTAACTTCCGGTTCGCTGTTAGCAGCTAGCTCAAGCGAGCCAATCcggacagttaaaaaaaaaacagaccgaGGTTTTACggaaataatatttttggaaaaagcAGGTTAGCTAATTAAATTGCTCAGAAAGTAACAAGCTGAACTATTAAACTAAGTTAATTGGCTGAAACTGCTGttcattttcttctcttttcttcttGGTCTGTTGTATaggtggctttttttcttcttcgcgTCTTTAATGGTGGTTTAAAAATGGTCTAAGTGCAATACTGCCACCTATTGCAAAAGAATGCGATGACATTTCACATTAATTTATTGTATCGTTTGTTTCTACATTACGTAGTTGTTTTTCcaagtaaaaattatatttttaaaggtttaTTAACTGGAAAATAATTGGCAGGTTCTTGGGAacttatgtaaataaataattaataataaaaccattttattatttgatgtttttattgTGTCCTGATGGATCTATATTATCCACAATATTGAGGACCAAAAGTAATTTAATAAAACGTAAATAAATTAAAGTGAACaaatattgaaatgaattaaaatggaaaaaatatgtaacTTTGAATAAGTAATCATTGGCTAAAAAAAGATATtatttaaatgtgaaataaatgaaaaaaaatgaataaatacattggaatCCAATGAAGCTAtcaatgattggttgtttgtctcctcttgccctgcgattggctagctacaaattcagggcgtcccctgaagtcagttgggatagggtccagcacccctataacccttgtgagaataaatggttcagaaaaagaatgaatgtaataataaatgaaaagaaaccaGTATATTGCACTATACTACCACGCCCCAAAATGGAGTCCCAAAGTTATTTCTAGCCGTTCCTGGCCCAGACggctaaatataatataaatatgtcaGTGTATTGAGTTACATGAAAAGCACATGGCGCAAAGTTTCATGTCGGCACAACAACAGGGACGCCAAAACTTTTGAGAGGACGACAAACTCGACAAGGTGAcgtaaaaatgttaataacaCTTGAAAATATCCTTCATATTGAATACTTTAATTGCTAGAAAATACTGGAAAACTTGTATTTGTTGTCATAAATGACGTTGAATGGTTTAAACAATATAgacaatgtataaaaatatattttgtgagTTTTGCTTAACTGTTAAAAtatcataaattaaaaaaatatatatattacattacattgtTATTGAAATGAGGCCCGGCAGTTGAGTGGTCAGCATGtggggctcgcagttctggggtcttaggttcgaatccaggttggtccaactGAGTAGAGTTTGAAGactaagctccagcacccccgtgagcctagtgaggataaaataaCGAATCAATTTTCTGTATCAGATGGTGTTACTGGATGTGTTGATCATTGGGGGCGGGCCTCATGCTATGACCCTGGCTAGCATGCTATCCTACCCCGACCCAAACCCAATTGAGCACAGAGAAACGGCAAAACTCGAGTTTGAACCCGGAGCCCAAAATGGAAAACCGGACAACAAAGAaggtaacaaaaaataatctgaTAATAAACTTAGGCTGTCATGTGACATTTTCTGAACATGTGATGCTAGCAGACGGCGTTAGCGGACCGCCATTGGTCAGTCTGCAAGTGGTGGACGCTTACGGGGAGTGGGCGTGTTTGTGGAGGAGTCAATTCGCGGCCCTCAACATCCCGCACCTGCGCTCGCACGCGTTGGTGCACACGGATCCGGTTAATAAGGTTCAAAGACATCCGCCGAGCTATACTGAAAAACTAAGCAGCCATGTTGTTCTATGTGTTCTAAATACGTACCTCTGCTAACAAGTGATTGGATGCACACCTTGTTTTGGAATGTAAaaattttcatatatatagtttttttttgttttccatttgaTTTTTCATCTGATTCTTCATCTAATTcttcatttgatttttcatCTGATTTTTTCTCTGATTTTTCATTCTATTTTTATCTGATTTTTCATCCGATTTTTTATCTGATTTTTCATCCGATTTTTTATCTGATTTTTCATCTTATTTAtctgatttttcattttattttttatgatttttcattttattttttatatgatttgtcattttatcttttatCTGATTTTTCATTGTATCTTTTATCTGATCTTTCATCTGATTATTTTATTGGATTTATTAgatttttcattatatttttattttatttttcattttgtttttgatatattttaatacattttgtttaagtatattcatatttagtttgactttattttctattttattttctattttattttctattgtattttctactgtattttctattgtattttctattgtattttctattgtattttctattgtattttctattgtattttctattgtattttctattgtattttctattttattttctattatattttctattttattctccatcttatttttaatttgattttattttcttcataccAGTACGCACTTCAGGAGTTTGCATCCAAACACAAACGTCAGTCGGAACTTCACGGCCTCCCGGATCGTGCCTTCATCCTGGACGAAAACGCCTTCTTCAACGACACCCGCCTGggtagaaaagagaaaaaacgtCTCAACATGGCTTCCAACCTCGGGAAAAATCTACCCTTCACTTTACCCGGAACAAAACTCAgcgtggatttttttcaagatcaGGTCGGGCTgataaatccattaaaaatgtctatcagaataacaaaaatatcatcataattggacatctatgacCGTCAATGACATCCAAAAACATTTGATAATCCAGGTGAAGAGATACAACTTGGAAAAAGTGTTGGTGAAAGGAAGTGTTACCCGCATAACCCCGACCATGGAGGaaaaaacggggaaaaaaatggtgaaatatTTCCGAGTCCGACTGGAAGACGGGGCGGAGCTTAAAGCTCGGCAGGTCGTCGTGGCGACCGGGCCGACCCGGGCCCAGGTGGCTAATATCCCACTGTGGGTAAGTCAAATAGAAGAGAGTTACCCGGAAGAGAGACTGCAACATACTGTGGACCTAATGCATTCATTGGCTAGAAATCGGGACAAGGCCACACCAGGTAAaattggcttttttgggggtaaaaaaaatggctaaaattcggactttttttgttctcctaATTCTGAGAATTTGGTCAGAATTCTGGCTTTGATCTGAGgatgttgtaatttttttcttcataattctGATTTTAATTTGGGAATTTGGAATTTATTCACAGAATTCTGACTTTATTCTCAGAATTGTGATAATTTTGATTTATATTTCACAGTTCTGATTTTAATCTCACAGCCAAATAATCCCGATTTTAACCctagattttttaatttaatctgaTTTTTGACATTATTCCCAGAATTCAGAATTTATTCTCACTTTTGACTTTATTCTCATAATTCTCAATTTAATCTCATATTACTTTTTACCTCATAATTTAATTTTCAGAATTCAGAATTTAATCTCAAAATATtgacccccctttttcaattctTATTTTAGTGCCAGAAATCTGAAATAATCtcaacattttgacattttttctgaACTTAATCCCCAAATAATTGACTTTTTCCCCTCACACTTTTGACTTAATTCTCAGAATTCAGAATTTAATCTCAAAATATTGACTTCCCCCCCTTAAAATCCCTATTTTAGAGCCAGAACTCTGAAATAATCTCAAAATTTGGACTTTCTTCCCCCTCACAATTCAAATTTTATTCTCAAAATGCTGGATTTAATCTCAAAATATTGACCCCCACATACCCGTGTACAGTATGTGAAACAGGCCAGAGAGTGATGGTGGTGGGCGGCGGTCTCACCAGCGCTCACGTGGTCTCCATCGCCCTCCAGCAGGGGGCGAGTCACGTGACCTGGGTCATGAGAAAGCACCTTCAGGTCCcattttcatacctgtcaacctcgaaccatttgtgatcttaccaaattttgttttcgcccttacatatatgtataaatacatggaaaatcttaccactttacttttttgacaggaaacggaaatcacatggtgaaagtgttacaaaacgaaatgtttatcatgatcttttttttttagccaatcagaggcgccggtacatatatcacttggcagacatgcgtttccgggaagaaacaatggcggatggtgaaaaatggctagaaagtgccttaatttatttttttttctcaaaatcaccgtttagcgtaccattttcatgtgtacagcgtaccaatataaaaatgggctttcagttgtaccaattacggcgagaacgtaccagttgacaggtatgcattttcacaccaaaaaaatcataaaaaatataaaaaataaacactataTACTcacattttagttgtttttttatgtcaacaGTTGAAACAATTTGACGTTGGCGACGTGGAGAGCCTGGTGGGCCGCTATTCCCACGTAGAACACGGCATCAAAATGGACGGCCAAGCTTTCCTCCGGCAATTCTTCAACGAAAGGAGCCTCCACCGACGCCTGGCTATGATTGGCCAGGCTCGAAAAGGGGGTGCGGTCACCCCAGAGGCGTATGTTCAACTCAAGCCTTTTATTCTGAAAGGACAAGTAGAAGTCAAGACATATTGTCAGGTAAGCCAAAGGTATGGCGTATATGTTATATTataagacttgctatactctttttcaccagtagggTGATCAAATTCAGTTGAGTCCAGATGTGTGCACTAGGCTTGTGTGGTTTTCCTATCCGGgtattcctcccacattccaaaaacatgaatgctaagctaatcatatgctaaattgccctttttttatagatctaaaacaatgtttatttgagcttttttttaaatgtatttgtagattttacaaaatgatttttgaactaaaaacacaaaaattgattaaaaaattacatttattgatttaaaagaactagattaaaagccctgaatattattttttatagatctaaaacaatgtttattttagcttttttaaatatatttttagattttaccaatttatttttgaactaaaaacacagaaacattgattaaaaatgacaattattgatttaaaagaactggattaaaatccctgaatagactgggtttttttttttagatctaaaacaatgcttattttagctttttataaaatatatttttatattttaccaaactattattgaactaaaaacaccgaa
It encodes the following:
- the LOC144194696 gene encoding uncharacterized protein LOC144194696 — encoded protein: MCKMQMLRELLNQRLSAAVDEIVVVFQKTITEYEEELCRTKAENERQRQILDAVFKPQSGSNPDVPKMQDTVPDCLPDRQEDVKPPRIKDEEEEADIVQFPVTVIPVKSEDAENQPSSSHSGGGEDDVSTRRPRGHLKCVDCHKTFCDNSTLKRHQRCHTGEKPFACSLCDKKFSQRASLVAHERTHTGERPYPCSLCAKSFRDNSALATHMRTHTGEKPFSCPFCDKRFAHKGHLISHTRTHTGEKPFPCSVCGATFRVHSVMMIHMRTHTGEKPFACPVCGKRFSQKGSLIIHTRTHTGERPYACSVCGKYFRVRSGLATHMKTHTGEKLFGCDVCQKRFAHKFQVDRHKCVVENTSGQFKMLRALLNQRLSEAVEEVVDMFERTITEYEEELARAKLEIERQCQLLDAVSKKPREESHAEDVREALPQDHRKGSSPMERDHSQVKEEPQLYFKEESVEDTPNLAPTFVPVKSEKDNEDQKLPTRTEGDPQTHDKNASAPPETEQNPSWEVALSPPVDNKQLKSSHCGKSFTSKQSLKHHSRTHMGQKPFACSARDMNFTNRLGLVEHARTHSGEKPYVCSLCGKNFTQKGSLNKHAKTHTGEKPYTCSVCHLQFGNGNSLRTHTRIHTGEKPFACTICGKGFASKGSLRSHIMTHTGEKPFACSVCNLHFRYRTTLIRHTRTHTGERPFCCATCGQSFAQKQNLTSHARIHTGERPFGCSACEKKFYVKYQVKRHKCAGRKSSGP
- the LOC144194697 gene encoding uncharacterized protein LOC144194697, with the translated sequence MVLLDVLIIGGGPHAMTLASMLSYPDPNPIEHRETAKLEFEPGAQNGKPDNKEDGVSGPPLVSLQVVDAYGEWACLWRSQFAALNIPHLRSHALVHTDPVNKYALQEFASKHKRQSELHGLPDRAFILDENAFFNDTRLGRKEKKRLNMASNLGKNLPFTLPGTKLSVDFFQDQVKRYNLEKVLVKGSVTRITPTMEEKTGKKMVKYFRVRLEDGAELKARQVVVATGPTRAQVANIPLWVSQIEESYPEERLQHTVDLMHSLARNRDKATPVCETGQRVMVVGGGLTSAHVVSIALQQGASHVTWVMRKHLQLKQFDVGDVESLVGRYSHVEHGIKMDGQAFLRQFFNERSLHRRLAMIGQARKGGAVTPEAYVQLKPFILKGQVEVKTYCQVSQASWCYRKQAWKLTLNNGDQWEGDSIWLATGCKLDVREDPLLSEVRTEFPIQVLDGWPCVSENLQWADGCPLYLMGQYAALQVGPHAVNLAGGQAASLRIANWILRQRRGVGGAILGAGKSKTED